The Mercurialis annua linkage group LG2, ddMerAnnu1.2, whole genome shotgun sequence genome contains a region encoding:
- the LOC126668562 gene encoding uncharacterized protein LOC126668562 has protein sequence MLAHEPLINSSLRLKRGCPFGRVPIRRSPRVSPITKSWNHGWESHQPVRTANFAGLYTSKGEYHGSGGALSIYKPKVNVNSKCHSSAMISFESGDGLNLNQIQVGWTVNPDLYHDNNVRTYTSWTSDSYQRTGCYNMFCSGFVLINPNFPLDMVLTPSSVREPPTYEIWFDVSQDKETGAWWLGINREYIVGYWPNEIFTSLNQFADTLRWGGEIFTPSSEDSSPQMGSGLFQNTNYDSTCFVQKIDLLDSHFNTIIPDESFIQSSTSRCYLEGDQSYKNDIGYSFLFGGKGGSKDVCF, from the exons ATGCTAGCTCATGAACCGCTGATAAATTCAAGTCTAAGATTGAAGAGAGGGTGCCCATTTGGACGAGTGCCTATTCGTCGCTCTCCAAGAGTTAGTCCTatcacaaaatcatggaatcaTGGATGGGAA TCACATCAGCCCGTAAGGACAGCTAAT TTTGCAGGATTATATACATCCAAAGGAGAATATCATGGATCTGGGGGCGCTTTGAGCATTTACAAGCCTAAAGTTAATGTTAATTCTAAATGTCATAGTTCTGCTATGATATCATTTGAAAGTGGAGACGGTCTTAACTTGAACCAAATACAAGTTGGATGGACG GTGAATCCTGATTTATATCATGATAATAATGTCCGAACATACACATCATGGACG AGCGACAGTTATCAAAGGACAGGCTGCTACAACATGTTTTGCTCTGGATTTGTGTTAATCAATCCTAATTTTCCTCTAGATATGGTTCTAACACCATCTTCAGTGAGGGAACCCCCAACATATGAAATATGGTTTGATGTCTCGCAG GACAAGGAGACTGGCGCTTGGTGGCTTGGAATAAACAGAGAGTACATTGTAGGTTATTGGCCTAATGAAATATTTACAAGCTTGAACCAATTTGCTGATACATTAAGATGGGGAGGAGAGATTTTCACACCCTCATCAGAAGACTCGAGCCCTCAAATGGGAAGTGGACTTTTCCAGAATACGAATTACGATTCGACATGTTTTGTTCAGAAAATCGATCTTCTTGATTCTCATTTCAATACAATTATTCCCGATGAATCTTTTATTCAAAGTAGCACATCACGTTGTTACCTTGAAGGAGATCAATCGTACAAGAATGACATTGGTTATAGCTTTTTGTTCGGCGGCAAAGGTGGTTCTAAAGATGTTTGTTTTTGA